The DNA segment GCGTTGAAATTCTCATGCAATTTCTCTGCATCCCAGCTTGCTTTGCCGATGGGCATATGGATGATGGCGCCCTTCTCGATGCGGTATTCCACACGAGCGGCGCGTTTGATCTCATCAACTGTTGCTTGGATGTTGTTGGTGACGGTGCCATTCTTCTTGTTCGGCGTTCGGGGGCCTAATTGGCGGCCTAATCTCGCGACGACAGGAGCCATTTCTTCTGAGGCTACCAGCACGTCGAAATCTCGCCAGCCTTCCGTGATTTTGGCAACGAGATCGTCATCGCCAACGGTGTCAGCGCCTGCTGCCTTAGCTTCTTCCGCCAAATCACCTTTAGCCAAAACGGCTACATTTCGTGATTTACCGGTGCCATGGGGAAGAGTGGTGACGCCGCGGACCATTTGCTCGCCCTTGCGGGGGTCGACGCCCAAGCGGACTGCTAAGTCAACAGTTTCGGGAAACTTGGTAGATGCTGTCTGTCCAACTAAGGCAAATGCCGCAGCCGGTTCATGCATCTCGTCTTTCGTAACTTTTTTCGCTATTTCCAAATAGCGTTTACCGTGATCAGCCATTTATTATCTCCTTGTGGTTCTAACGGTTGAACCTCCCACATAGGGGAGAGTTGTATTGCGTATTGCGTAGTTCGCATTCCGGAATCCGGATATGTAATACGCAATACGTACTAGTCTTCTATTTCAATGCCCATTGAACGGGCGGTGCCGGCTAGCACTCGCATCGCTTGGTCAATATTGTTTGTATTCAAGTCAGGCATCTTTTGTTTAGCGACTTGGCGGAGCTGCTCCTTG comes from the bacterium genome and includes:
- the rplA gene encoding 50S ribosomal protein L1; amino-acid sequence: MADHGKRYLEIAKKVTKDEMHEPAAAFALVGQTASTKFPETVDLAVRLGVDPRKGEQMVRGVTTLPHGTGKSRNVAVLAKGDLAEEAKAAGADTVGDDDLVAKITEGWRDFDVLVASEEMAPVVARLGRQLGPRTPNKKNGTVTNNIQATVDEIKRAARVEYRIEKGAIIHMPIGKASWDAEKLHENFNA